A portion of the Algisphaera agarilytica genome contains these proteins:
- a CDS encoding T6SS immunity protein Tdi1 domain-containing protein — MLATIRDAWGWLNINPVAIEAENEFGCVIFLDADGSRWLIRTDEPSCEIIARTDSEYEKLGADNDFLLDWIMPGLVESAKQHLGKNEAERCYCLKIPCFLGGKYEIDNMGTISRKELIAFAGNLALQIRDIPDGATIKLDWAE, encoded by the coding sequence ATGCTTGCCACTATCCGCGACGCATGGGGTTGGTTGAATATCAACCCCGTTGCTATCGAAGCCGAGAATGAATTTGGCTGTGTGATCTTCTTAGACGCAGATGGATCACGTTGGCTTATTCGTACGGACGAGCCCTCCTGCGAAATCATTGCACGCACTGATTCAGAGTATGAGAAACTCGGCGCGGATAATGATTTTCTTCTCGATTGGATAATGCCCGGCTTGGTAGAGTCGGCGAAACAACATTTAGGCAAGAACGAAGCAGAACGATGTTATTGCCTGAAGATCCCTTGCTTCTTGGGTGGAAAATACGAGATCGATAATATGGGAACCATCAGCCGCAAGGAATTAATTGCCTTCGCAGGTAATCTCGCACTTCAGATTCGTGATATTCCCGACGGCGCAACAATCAAGTTAGATTGGGCAGAGTAA